A stretch of DNA from Flavobacteriaceae bacterium MAR_2009_75:
ACTTCCTTTAATTATGAGCAAAACAAAATTGGAGTACATCTGGTTAGATGGATATTTCCCAACGCAGAACATGCGAAGCAAAACCAAAGTCGTTAATGATTTTGGAGGAACCTTGGAAGACTGCCCAATGTGGTCTTTTGACGGAAGTTCAACAAGACAAGCAGAAGGTGGATCTTCAGATTGCTTGTTAAAGCCAGTTGCTATTTATCCTGACCCAGCACGTAAAGATGCTTTTATCGTAATGACAGAGGTCTTGAATGCCGACGGCACCCCTCACGTATCAAATGGTAGATCTACTATTGATGATGATGATAATGATTTTTGGTTCGGTTTTGAACAAGAGTACTTTATCATGGACTCGGCGACAGATCTTCCTTTAGGCTTCCCGAGAGGTGGATACCCCGCTCCACAAGGCATGTATTACTGTTCGGTAGGTGGTAAAAATACGCATGGTAGAGAAATCGTAGAAGAACACGCTGATTTGTGTATCGCCGCAGGTCTTAACTTTGAAGGAATCAATCAAGAAGTTGCTTCTGGACAATGGGAATTTCAATTATTCGCCAAAGGTGCTAAAAAAGCCGGAGATGAAATCTGGGTGGCTAGGTATCTTTTAGACAGATTGACCGAGCAATATGGCTACTATATTGAATACCACCCAAAACCACTAGGAAAAGATATGGACTGGAATGGTTCTGGTATGCACGCCAACTTCTCTAACTCTACGTTAAGAACCTGTGGTGATAGAGCTACTTACGAGAAGATTTGTGAAGCTTTCCGCCCAGTGGTAAAAGAACATATAGCCGTTTACGGTGAGTTTAACGATCAACGTTTGACCGGTGATCACGAGACAGCTTCTATTAACGACTTTAGCTATGGTATTTCTGACCGAGGAGCTTCAATACGTATTCCGATTATTACTGTTGAGCAAGGCTGGAAAGGATGGTTAGAAGACAGAAGACCTGCTTCAAACGGTGATCCTTATAAAATTGCGGGTAGAATCGTTAAAACTGTCAAATCTGCGGACGTTTAAGAGTTTTATTCACCATAAATTAATTGTTGAAATAATTAGAGTGCCCCGATCAATGATCGGGGCACTCTTCGTTTAATACCTGATCTTGACTATTAATTTCGGACGCCCAAATCTTTGTAGCAGTTAAGGCTTCTCCTGTGGAATCGACAAATACCCTGCCAGCATCGGCACCATAGAACATATAATCAAAACCATAGCTCTTTAATGAAAAAGTCGCTTTTCTGAATGTTTACGTAGTATGTAATTAGTAAAAACTTACTCGAACTTCCCTGGCGCTGGGTTTAATTCTTTGAAAGGTGTATTCATCCAATAGTTCTGATAGTCGTTCGGCTTGACTATTGGTTGGTTCATATATATGGGCTTTCTAATATTCATCAATAAGCTATCATGTGGCACTTCGGATGTCCGTTTTGTTTCTTGAACAAAGAATTCCCTAAATTGATTAAAATCTTTAGAATCTCTTTGATTGATTTGATTTCCATCAATATCGGTAATGTTCTTGATCTTTGCGTCCAGCAAATTCTCTTTAAAAAATCGCTCATTGGTATTGCCAATTCGTTTACTTTTCATTTTGATCCAATCCTGTTCATCCATGTTCAAGAATACGATAGAGCGATTATCGGCTACTACTACTTTTTCAATATCCAAGCGTTTGCCCTTATACCTAAAGCTATAATTATTCCTTTTATCAGCATTTGAGTATTTACCCAAAGGGTTATTGAACTTAACAACAATAGCCCTCTTCTCACTGTGAAAATCAATATTCTCCACTATGAATTTAGGTGGTAGAGATAATTGAAATGAATTCTGAAAAGAGATATAATTAAGTTTCATTTTATTCGAATCACCTCTTACGTACTCCGTTACCACTTCAAAAATCAGCTTCCCACTAACATCCTTGTCTAGAAGCTCGATTTGATTGTTCGATATGTTATCATCGTAAACAGCATACTCTAATTTATGAATAGCATAGTCGTTCTTAGATATATAAATCGTACCCAATGCAGTATAGTCGGGCGCATATTCAGGGTAACTCTTCTCAAGACCAATTTTATAGATACCTTCATCTTCGAGATAAGTGTCTAAATGTTTTTTAAACGAATGGTTGTTTATAATATCGCTATCATACATCACATTCACAAAATCAAAACTATTTATTCGATAATTTCGAATCGGATCATGAATTCTTAAAATGAGGAATTCATTGCCCCCATAAGAGGGCAAAAAGGCTTTATTAACAATCTTCTGGTAATTTTCGTAGTCATAAGGTTTGGCCGCTAAATCATCTCTTCTAAACTCAGTATTTTGAACATAATCAAAAATTCGTGTCTTGGTGGTCGCTGAATCAATTTCGTTAAAACCTTGATCAAATACCTCGAGAAAGGCTTCATTAAGGTTAAGATAGCCCAAACTATCTAATTGATAGTCTCTGTAATACCCCTTAATAGTGTATGCGCTATTAGGGTAGTTTTTGGGTATATTCTTAATAGCTCTATAAAGAATTTGATTTGCGGTCAGTTTTCTTTTACGTTTAGCCCTCACAACAGCCTCATTCAAAGAAATCGCTGATGCGGACAATCGAATAATATTAATATCACTTGCAGAAAGTCTTTGAATGGCCAAGTCTTTCTTCTCGTAGCCCATTGATGTGACCTGAATACTATCACCTTTATCAATTAAATGATGGGGAAGGCGAAAACCACCATCCATATTGGTGATCACCCCCTTTGCCCTACCTTTTATTCGAACTGTTGCAAATACAATAGCCTCACCTGTTTGGCTATCGTATACCCTACCCCTAAGAAATTCACTTTCTTCAGCAAATGAGGAAAAGCAGGCACCGAAAAGTTGTAACAATAAAACAATAAATAACGCACGCATTTTAAATTGGTTAAATGCCAATGGTAAGATACACAAAGGCTAGATAAATTGCCACAAGAATTATACCATCTCGCCAACCTAATCGCAGCCCTTTGGGAAAGAATACTAAGGGTAATATTAAAAAAGAAATTCCCAGCATCCAGAAAATATCATTCTCGATCAAGCCTTGATCCACAACAGTTATCGGGGTTATAATTGAAGTTATACCCAATACTGCCAAAATGTTGAATACATTCGAACCAACAAGATTACCTAAAGAAATAGCTTTTTCCTTTTTGATAACCGCAATAATAGATGCCGCAAGTTCAGGCACACTTGTACCGACAGATACAACGGTGACACCAATCACGCGTTCACTAACGCCATAACTCTTAGCAAGACCTACTGCCCCATTGATTAAAAATTCCGATCCACCCCATAAGGCAACACCACCCAAACCCAATAAAAGCATGGTCTTATAAAGTGGCAACGGCATATCATCTTCAGGCAGCTCATCTACTACGGCTTGTTTCTGAAATCGCAATAGGTACACAAGAAACAAAATCAAAAACACTACCATTACAATACCCTCATAGAAGCCGAGAACTCCATCAAAATAGATAAAACCAAAAAATACAAGAGAAGCAAGCATCATTACAGGCCAATCAGTAGTATAGAAACTTTTATTGACATCGATACTGCCCAAAATTACAGTAACACCCAATACCAGACCCAAGTTCGCAATATTCGAACCTACCACATTGCCCAAGGCTAAATCGGGAAAACCATCCAAAGCCGACTTTATACTTACGATCAATTCAGGAGCCGAAGTAGCAAATGAAACTACGGTCATACCGATTACAATTTTCGGAATATTCAGTCGTATAGAGAGCGCTACGGCAGATTTAAGTAGCCAATTACCCCCAGCAATCAAAAGTATCAGACCGAGAATAATATAAAGAATATTTTGCATTGAATAGTTAATGGCGACAGGAGCAAAGATACTTCAAGAATTACAACTAGTGCTCTAGACACTTTCCCGAAAATCTCTTTTCAAATTTATCTTTCAAGAAACGGAATCGGCCAAAAAGACCTTTTTATGCATGAAGTAGCCCTATGTTTTCAAAATATGGCCTCAAATACCCCTTCAAAAGTAACAATTCATAACTCCATATATATTTTCATTACATAAATGAAACACCTTTCAAGAAGCCTGGAGACAATTTAAAATATAAAACATTAAATCACTTACAATATCGTACTCAATTGCAATAAAATAGCTTCAATTATTAGTGTTATACTATTCTATTTATTTATCTTGAAAAGACAATCGATTGAGGAGTACTATTTACTCGTCCTTCAAGTGAAGGCTAACCTGAAAACTTTATGAACCAATGATCACAATTGCTAAAATACTATTGTTATTAATTATATCGATGGTTATAATCGTTTTATAACCTAGACCCTTATATATTGGCCATATATATCAAAAGACCGCCACTTAGGCGGTCTTTTATTACTTATTTCTAAGTGTTTATATTTGTCTAAACAGGAAAGATGAAAAAAGGTTTTTTTTAAATTTTTAGCAAAATTGAATAAAGTACTCCTCCCCTCTTATAGTCAGAAGGGTTTGAATCTTGCCAAAGCCTCAAAATTGCAAATGGCAATAATTGGTTGGCGTTATTTTGTAACTACAAGAGCGCTTGACTGACCAAAAGCACATTAGTAAATCTCATCAATAATGTAACAAAGACCGGACTTCGTAATCTACCAGTTTTTCTTTGCCCTTCAAGAAATCAAGTTCGATCAGAAAATTACACTGTACGATTTCGCCTCCTAAACGCTCAATCAATTCACAGGCGGCACTAGCGGTACCTCCAGTAGCCAAAACATCATCGTGAACCAGCACTTTTTCTCCCTTTTGAATGGCATCTTTATGTATTTCTAAAGTGTCTGAGCCATATTCCAACGCATACGTTTGTGCTATTTTTTCGGCCGGTAATTTCTCTGGCTTTCTTATCGGCACAAAACCTGCATTTAATTTGCTTGCCAACAACGGAGCAAAGAAAAAACCACGACTTTCCATACCCACTACTTTATCTATTTTCACATCACCTAAAAGATTTAAAAGTGCTTCGGTTGCTTTTTGCATGGCTTTAGCATCCTTCAACAATGGGGTAATATCTTTAAAGACAATACCTTCGGATGGAAAATTCATGATATCTCTGACATACAATTTTAAATCCATATTTTTCGTCATCAATTTTGCTGTAAATGTAAAAAGAAATATATTTGCACCCCATAAAAACGGCCTCGTGGCGCAACTGAATAGCGCACTTGATTACGGCTCAAGAGGTTACAGGTTTGAATCCTGTCGAGGTCACAACATTTACACCTATAATCCCCGTGACTTAACAGTTACGGGGATTTGTTTTTACCTCCACTCTATTAAAACTGGCAAAGCTATGCCCACCGTACACCACAGGATAGTTTTTATTTCTAATGGCTCTACTTTTATATAGAACCTGTTCTATATGAAAAATATTATTGTTTCTATTCTGTTGCTAAACATCCTTATCAGTTGTAATATCCCCTCGAAACAATCTTCCGAAGAAAAATCTCCGAACATCATATTTATTTTGGCCGATGACCTTGGCTGGGCCGATTTGCCAGTATATGGCAACGAATTTAATGAAGCCCCAAACCTTGACAAACTAGCTCAACAAGCAATGCGTTTTACCAATGCATACGCGGCCAACCCTGTATGCTCGCCAAGCAGGGCAAGTATTCAAACAGGGTTATACCCTGCAAGAATTGGAATCAATGATTTTTTACCAGGCCATTGGCGACCTTATGAAAAATTAACAGTTCCAGTGAATAAAACCCAATATCTTCCCCTAGATTATGATACTATAGGTGAAGCCCTGAAGCGTTCTGGTTACGCAACTGGTTATTTTGGTAAATGGCACTTGGGCCACACCGAAAAACATCACCCAAAAAATCAAGGCTATGACGAAAGTTTGGTTCATCAGGGTGGACGTTTCTTCAATTTTAACGAGCAAATGCATCCGCAAACAGAATTACCTCATGACATAATTCTTTCTGAAGCTTTGACCGATAAAAGCATAGATTTTATTGAGAACAATAAAAACCAACCTTTTTTTCTCTTCTTAGCGCATTTCGATGTTCATGTTCAACTAGATGCATATTCAGAACAAATAGAAAAATTCATAAAAAAACCTAAAGCCGATGGCTACCCTTCGAATGCTATTTACGCAGCTATGGTCGAGAACATTGATAAATGTGTAGGTCGAATCATGAACAAACTTGAGGACCTGAATTTGGCCGACGACACTATCATAATTTTCTTTTCTGATAACGGAGGTTTAGTAAGCAGGTTTGACAAAATTCCTTTAATAGCCAAAAATAAATTGCATTACTACGAAGGTAATAGCCTACAATATATAGCCTCTTCGAATCAACCTTTAAGAGCTGAAAAAGGTACTGTTTATGAGGGAGGAATTAAAGAGCCCCTACTTATCAAGTGGCCAAAAAAGGTAACTAAAGGAAGTCAGTCAGACGCCATTGTAAGCAGCATCGACCTTTTTCCTACGACAATGGAAATGGCAACTGGGGAAACTCAAAAAAATCAAACGGTAGACGGGGTTAGCATGGTACCCACGCTAAAGGGCCTTAACCACAATAAAGAGCGAGCCGTCTTTTGGCATTATCCGGTGTATCATCATTCAGTTCCGGCAAGTGCCGTTAGACAAGGTGAATGGAAACTGATTCAATTTTTAGACGATGACCGACTTGAACTCTACAACCTCATAAACGATATTGGCGAAAGCCATAATCTTGCTTATGAAGAAAGTGAGAAAGCAGAAGAACTTTTACAACTTCTCAACAATTGGCGAGAAAAAGTCGATGCCGCTATGCCCATCCAAAATCCACATTTTGATAAAGAAAGAAAAAAAGAATGGGGCCGGCACCCAAATTTTGAAGATATGGTCAACGGCACTAGTACTACTCTGCCTTAAAACCTTTTATCACCTGCCATTGTTCGTCGGTTATCGCAGGGCCATCAAAAAAAGACGCTCCTTTTGCCCCGTTATCTTTGACAAGATTGATAGCTTGCTCTAGCTCATCTACCGACATCTGAGGTACATAAATACCGGTATGCAGCTCGGTATTTTTTCCTTCGAGATCCTTTACTCCTTGACCAGTAGCGTAACCTACCCAATCAATCTCTTCGTTATAAAAACTGTTATAGATCATTGGCAGTACAACATCAACATCCCATTTGTCCCAACGTTGACGAACCATATGATCTGCCATCTCAGGATAAGGAAATACGGCAGCGGTCAATATTTTACCATTCTCATGG
This window harbors:
- a CDS encoding adenine phosphoribosyltransferase, whose product is MDLKLYVRDIMNFPSEGIVFKDITPLLKDAKAMQKATEALLNLLGDVKIDKVVGMESRGFFFAPLLASKLNAGFVPIRKPEKLPAEKIAQTYALEYGSDTLEIHKDAIQKGEKVLVHDDVLATGGTASAACELIERLGGEIVQCNFLIELDFLKGKEKLVDYEVRSLLHY
- a CDS encoding putative sulfatase; this encodes MKNIIVSILLLNILISCNIPSKQSSEEKSPNIIFILADDLGWADLPVYGNEFNEAPNLDKLAQQAMRFTNAYAANPVCSPSRASIQTGLYPARIGINDFLPGHWRPYEKLTVPVNKTQYLPLDYDTIGEALKRSGYATGYFGKWHLGHTEKHHPKNQGYDESLVHQGGRFFNFNEQMHPQTELPHDIILSEALTDKSIDFIENNKNQPFFLFLAHFDVHVQLDAYSEQIEKFIKKPKADGYPSNAIYAAMVENIDKCVGRIMNKLEDLNLADDTIIIFFSDNGGLVSRFDKIPLIAKNKLHYYEGNSLQYIASSNQPLRAEKGTVYEGGIKEPLLIKWPKKVTKGSQSDAIVSSIDLFPTTMEMATGETQKNQTVDGVSMVPTLKGLNHNKERAVFWHYPVYHHSVPASAVRQGEWKLIQFLDDDRLELYNLINDIGESHNLAYEESEKAEELLQLLNNWREKVDAAMPIQNPHFDKERKKEWGRHPNFEDMVNGTSTTLP
- a CDS encoding glutamine synthetase yields the protein MSKTKLEYIWLDGYFPTQNMRSKTKVVNDFGGTLEDCPMWSFDGSSTRQAEGGSSDCLLKPVAIYPDPARKDAFIVMTEVLNADGTPHVSNGRSTIDDDDNDFWFGFEQEYFIMDSATDLPLGFPRGGYPAPQGMYYCSVGGKNTHGREIVEEHADLCIAAGLNFEGINQEVASGQWEFQLFAKGAKKAGDEIWVARYLLDRLTEQYGYYIEYHPKPLGKDMDWNGSGMHANFSNSTLRTCGDRATYEKICEAFRPVVKEHIAVYGEFNDQRLTGDHETASINDFSYGISDRGASIRIPIITVEQGWKGWLEDRRPASNGDPYKIAGRIVKTVKSADV
- a CDS encoding cation:H+ antiporter; translated protein: MQNILYIILGLILLIAGGNWLLKSAVALSIRLNIPKIVIGMTVVSFATSAPELIVSIKSALDGFPDLALGNVVGSNIANLGLVLGVTVILGSIDVNKSFYTTDWPVMMLASLVFFGFIYFDGVLGFYEGIVMVVFLILFLVYLLRFQKQAVVDELPEDDMPLPLYKTMLLLGLGGVALWGGSEFLINGAVGLAKSYGVSERVIGVTVVSVGTSVPELAASIIAVIKKEKAISLGNLVGSNVFNILAVLGITSIITPITVVDQGLIENDIFWMLGISFLILPLVFFPKGLRLGWRDGIILVAIYLAFVYLTIGI
- a CDS encoding carboxypeptidase-like protein; translated protein: MRALFIVLLLQLFGACFSSFAEESEFLRGRVYDSQTGEAIVFATVRIKGRAKGVITNMDGGFRLPHHLIDKGDSIQVTSMGYEKKDLAIQRLSASDINIIRLSASAISLNEAVVRAKRKRKLTANQILYRAIKNIPKNYPNSAYTIKGYYRDYQLDSLGYLNLNEAFLEVFDQGFNEIDSATTKTRIFDYVQNTEFRRDDLAAKPYDYENYQKIVNKAFLPSYGGNEFLILRIHDPIRNYRINSFDFVNVMYDSDIINNHSFKKHLDTYLEDEGIYKIGLEKSYPEYAPDYTALGTIYISKNDYAIHKLEYAVYDDNISNNQIELLDKDVSGKLIFEVVTEYVRGDSNKMKLNYISFQNSFQLSLPPKFIVENIDFHSEKRAIVVKFNNPLGKYSNADKRNNYSFRYKGKRLDIEKVVVADNRSIVFLNMDEQDWIKMKSKRIGNTNERFFKENLLDAKIKNITDIDGNQINQRDSKDFNQFREFFVQETKRTSEVPHDSLLMNIRKPIYMNQPIVKPNDYQNYWMNTPFKELNPAPGKFE